In Blastopirellula sediminis, the following proteins share a genomic window:
- a CDS encoding zinc ribbon domain-containing protein, whose amino-acid sequence MSSAETFSHEELVEPIVDDVVDAEVVPPSGEPCPSCGCPVDPQDKFCPACGTPSEVVEPLKPAGSGDDQHKFFQCNSCGAKVSVSVDQRAFVCPFCDSNYVVEYSPDVAGRQRPEFVIGFGVTPEQAEEKFFAWIKDNQWFRPGDLRLAKVAEKMRGVYLPFWGFTMLAESRWSASIGEYWYRTETYTTMENGKMVTKTRTVTETEWWPLDGEHHQYYSGYLVSASKGLQQTDADRIKPFNLPALKRYEPFYLAGWSAEEYSIERAEAIQICRQEFYRREQANIAGFLPGNTHRSLAVETRFSRESSDLCLLPVYLLSYRYKDKLYRFLVNGQTGKIAGDKPISWQRIGGVIGGVVGLIILVVILILILSSLK is encoded by the coding sequence ATGTCCTCCGCTGAGACGTTTTCGCACGAAGAGCTAGTCGAGCCGATCGTCGATGATGTGGTCGACGCGGAAGTCGTACCGCCGTCGGGAGAGCCCTGTCCTTCGTGCGGCTGTCCGGTCGACCCGCAAGACAAGTTCTGTCCGGCGTGCGGCACGCCGAGCGAAGTGGTCGAGCCGCTCAAACCGGCCGGCAGCGGCGACGACCAGCACAAGTTTTTTCAGTGCAACAGTTGCGGCGCGAAGGTGAGCGTCTCGGTCGATCAGCGGGCCTTCGTCTGTCCCTTCTGCGATTCGAACTACGTCGTCGAGTATTCGCCCGACGTCGCCGGTCGACAGCGTCCCGAGTTTGTGATCGGCTTTGGCGTGACGCCGGAGCAAGCGGAAGAGAAGTTCTTCGCTTGGATCAAAGACAACCAGTGGTTTCGCCCAGGCGATCTACGTCTGGCGAAAGTCGCTGAGAAAATGCGCGGCGTCTATCTGCCGTTTTGGGGATTCACGATGTTGGCCGAGAGCCGCTGGTCGGCGTCGATCGGTGAGTATTGGTATCGGACCGAAACGTACACCACGATGGAAAACGGCAAGATGGTCACCAAGACCCGGACCGTGACCGAGACCGAGTGGTGGCCGCTCGATGGCGAACATCATCAGTACTACAGCGGCTATCTCGTTTCGGCCAGCAAAGGGTTGCAGCAAACCGACGCCGATCGAATCAAGCCGTTCAATCTGCCGGCGCTGAAGCGCTACGAACCGTTCTACCTGGCCGGGTGGAGCGCCGAAGAGTACTCGATCGAAAGAGCGGAAGCGATTCAGATTTGCCGGCAAGAGTTCTATCGCCGCGAACAAGCGAACATCGCCGGATTCTTGCCAGGCAATACGCATCGCAGTCTGGCGGTCGAAACTCGCTTTAGCCGCGAGAGTTCGGACCTCTGCCTGTTGCCGGTTTATCTGCTCAGCTACCGCTACAAAGACAAGCTCTATCGCTTTCTGGTCAATGGGCAAACCGGCAAGATCGCCGGCGACAAGCCGATTTCGTGGCAGCGGATTGGCGGCGTCATCGGCGGAGTCGTCGGACTGATCATTCTGGTGGTGATCCTCATCCTGATTCTTAGTTCGTTGAAATAG
- a CDS encoding carbon storage regulator produces MLVLTRKPGETIRIGDDIVITISQLKGGRVRVGIDAPPEMGIRRGELAASSDKGSSLPAAIPFYSHAGSHGEKSYVG; encoded by the coding sequence ATGTTGGTTCTGACACGCAAACCTGGCGAAACCATCCGCATCGGCGATGACATTGTGATCACCATCAGCCAGTTGAAGGGTGGCCGCGTTCGCGTCGGTATTGATGCGCCGCCTGAGATGGGGATTCGCCGCGGCGAATTGGCAGCGTCGAGCGACAAGGGTTCGTCCCTGCCGGCCGCGATTCCGTTCTATTCGCACGCAGGGTCGCACGGCGAAAAGTCATACGTCGGTTAA
- a CDS encoding zinc ribbon domain-containing protein: MSERLEKCLNCGALIDEEDLFCGNCGTEAPHREGREADQATMSTLSFDCESCGASMSYSAKEGTLRCPFCGSEKLKQKKDHKTIAPEAAIPFSIDRSQAERLLRDALKKGYWRPSDLSDAAIIEKITPVYVPFWVFQAKVFSNWTADTSDLPYGARGDWRPVSGQHNAEYRGLLVGASGALTPQETDAIGPFHLNAAVQPSSIDFDSYTVEDFKVSRKYARPYARNGLEELERQACDAEYVPPRSRNVKVNLRIQDMSSEPMLLPIWIMAYRYKDQVFRFLINGQTGKNYGQAPVSYAKIGVAIAVTVGVALVFLAAMAVCAGIAGR; encoded by the coding sequence ATGAGCGAACGCCTGGAAAAGTGCCTGAATTGCGGCGCCTTGATCGACGAAGAGGATCTCTTCTGCGGCAACTGCGGCACCGAAGCGCCCCATCGCGAAGGACGCGAAGCGGACCAGGCGACGATGTCGACGCTCAGCTTCGATTGCGAGAGCTGCGGTGCGTCGATGAGCTACTCGGCGAAAGAGGGAACGCTCCGCTGTCCATTCTGCGGTAGTGAAAAGCTGAAACAGAAGAAGGATCATAAGACGATTGCGCCCGAAGCGGCGATTCCTTTTTCGATCGATCGCTCGCAGGCGGAAAGACTGCTTCGCGATGCGCTCAAGAAAGGGTATTGGCGTCCCAGCGATTTGTCGGACGCGGCGATCATCGAAAAGATCACGCCGGTGTACGTCCCGTTTTGGGTCTTTCAAGCGAAGGTCTTCAGCAACTGGACCGCCGATACGTCTGACTTGCCGTATGGCGCCCGCGGCGATTGGCGTCCCGTATCTGGTCAGCACAACGCCGAGTATCGCGGTCTGTTGGTCGGCGCGAGCGGCGCATTGACTCCGCAAGAAACCGACGCGATCGGGCCGTTTCATCTGAACGCCGCGGTTCAGCCGTCGTCGATTGACTTCGATTCATACACGGTCGAGGACTTCAAGGTTTCGCGCAAGTACGCTCGGCCGTATGCCCGTAATGGGCTGGAGGAACTGGAGCGTCAGGCTTGCGACGCCGAGTACGTTCCGCCCCGCAGCCGGAACGTCAAAGTGAATCTGCGGATCCAGGATATGTCGAGCGAGCCGATGCTGCTGCCGATCTGGATCATGGCCTATCGCTACAAGGATCAGGTCTTCCGCTTCCTGATCAACGGGCAGACCGGCAAGAACTACGGCCAAGCTCCAGTTTCGTACGCCAAGATCGGAGTTGCGATCGCGGTGACCGTCGGCGTGGCGCTCGTCTTCTTGGCCGCGATGGCCGTTTGTGCCGGAATCGCCGGGCGATAG
- a CDS encoding lysophospholipid acyltransferase family protein, whose amino-acid sequence MDLNLTASFLTALTKVFAGPSVRWVDCQPDTCQRVYFANHTSHVDSMVIWSSLPPDVRKVTRPTAAKDYWSRGWFRRHLAKSLNALLIDRDKIKVHQSPVDMMIREIGDKYSLIVFPEGGRAHSDSGEIREFKSGIYYLNKKRPDLELVPVYMDNMNRILPRGEFLPVPLLSRVVFGAPIWLEEGETKNEFLARARQSVLRLRDI is encoded by the coding sequence GTGGACCTGAATCTCACAGCATCATTTTTAACAGCTCTAACGAAGGTATTCGCGGGCCCTAGCGTGCGCTGGGTCGACTGCCAGCCGGACACCTGTCAGCGGGTTTACTTCGCCAATCATACGAGCCATGTCGACTCGATGGTGATCTGGTCCTCGCTTCCGCCGGACGTCCGCAAGGTGACGCGCCCAACGGCCGCCAAAGACTACTGGTCGCGGGGCTGGTTTCGCCGACATCTGGCCAAATCGCTGAACGCTCTGCTGATCGACCGCGACAAAATCAAAGTGCATCAAAGCCCCGTCGACATGATGATTCGGGAGATCGGCGACAAGTACTCGCTGATCGTCTTTCCCGAAGGGGGGCGAGCGCACAGCGACAGCGGCGAAATCCGCGAGTTCAAAAGCGGCATCTATTACCTGAATAAAAAGCGACCTGACCTGGAACTGGTTCCGGTCTATATGGACAATATGAACCGCATTTTGCCGCGCGGCGAATTCCTGCCGGTACCGCTCTTGAGCCGCGTCGTTTTCGGCGCTCCGATTTGGCTTGAGGAGGGGGAAACGAAGAATGAGTTTCTGGCGCGTGCGCGTCAGTCGGTGCTGCGATTGCGAGACATTTGA
- a CDS encoding TIGR03067 domain-containing protein, protein MTSFFRWSLSVLALVVIAGNVCGAEPEAESLDGRWNVTRLVIGGTELPVRTSPTPFFFQIDGQLWRYTFEVSGKEVTAEFRVTLDTTVSPVAVDAVQLGGSNEGKTLRGICRQNGETLTLYLPENPTISRPTKFEPKPGVWLHLFELQRLPGRDEAGQ, encoded by the coding sequence ATGACTTCTTTTTTCCGTTGGTCGCTGTCGGTGCTTGCTCTAGTGGTGATCGCCGGCAACGTGTGCGGAGCGGAGCCGGAAGCGGAATCGCTCGATGGTCGCTGGAACGTCACGCGTTTGGTAATCGGCGGTACTGAGCTTCCCGTCAGGACGTCGCCAACCCCGTTCTTCTTTCAGATCGACGGGCAGCTTTGGCGTTACACGTTTGAGGTCAGCGGAAAAGAAGTGACGGCCGAATTTCGCGTCACTTTGGATACGACGGTCTCGCCGGTAGCCGTAGACGCCGTGCAGTTAGGCGGAAGCAACGAAGGGAAAACGCTCCGAGGTATCTGCAGACAGAACGGAGAAACGCTCACGCTCTACCTCCCCGAGAATCCGACGATCTCTCGGCCAACCAAATTTGAGCCGAAGCCAGGGGTGTGGCTGCATCTGTTTGAATTACAGCGACTGCCGGGTAGGGACGAAGCAGGGCAATAG
- a CDS encoding GrpB family protein, whose translation MSQLVLYAYDPRWPQAFEQMKSSLRFAAEGLISEVEHVGGTAIPMAPARDGVVDLLVGVENAEKLALVAPYIEGLRFTAVDSQLAEEGVLAEYRRPRAGSTPAYRLLLTPVDDDFWRRAIQFRTAISHCGGSTERYAQLKRRLAMSGVDGAQYELSKIVFFRHIEEQQSGGELE comes from the coding sequence GTGAGCCAACTTGTCTTGTACGCCTATGACCCCCGCTGGCCGCAAGCTTTTGAGCAGATGAAATCGAGCTTGCGGTTTGCGGCCGAAGGGCTGATCTCCGAGGTCGAGCATGTCGGCGGCACCGCAATTCCCATGGCTCCGGCCCGCGACGGCGTGGTCGATCTGCTGGTCGGCGTTGAGAATGCCGAAAAACTAGCCCTGGTCGCTCCCTACATCGAAGGCCTTCGCTTCACGGCCGTCGACAGCCAGCTAGCGGAAGAAGGAGTTCTGGCCGAATACCGTCGCCCGCGTGCCGGCAGCACGCCTGCCTATCGCTTGTTGCTGACTCCGGTCGACGACGATTTCTGGCGACGCGCGATTCAGTTTCGCACCGCGATTTCGCACTGCGGCGGCTCGACCGAACGATATGCGCAGCTGAAACGACGCCTAGCGATGTCAGGCGTCGATGGAGCGCAGTACGAGCTCTCAAAGATCGTCTTCTTCCGCCATATCGAAGAGCAGCAGAGCGGCGGAGAGCTGGAATAG
- a CDS encoding phosphatidate cytidylyltransferase, which translates to MTLLSQIFTLFAQSPSGHLLDGPTGVLLGVVIGCLLIATAAGQVLKRQPDSSVNPAIVQAFIHRVRAWWLMTAILAVTFLIPTPVATVILFGLISFWALREFITLTPTRLGDHRTLFWVFFVLTPAQYVLVGLGSAYYELFAILIPVYGFLFVSARIAIAGDYKRFLERVAKIQVGLYICVYALSYAPALLYLEKWTNSDYSTSAGLLFFFILIAQLSDLLQFVCGKFIGRNVIAPSINASRTWEGFFAGTGCTAIIGAALSLTGATPFNSWQSALMSIVIAVMGAAGTMTMSAIKRDRGVRDYGTLVEGHAGVLDRIDAICFAAPVFYHITRYYFTTLAG; encoded by the coding sequence ATGACTTTGCTTTCTCAAATCTTCACCCTCTTCGCCCAGTCTCCTAGCGGACATCTCCTCGATGGACCGACAGGGGTCTTGTTGGGAGTTGTGATCGGCTGCTTGTTGATCGCCACCGCCGCCGGCCAAGTGCTGAAGCGTCAGCCCGACTCGAGCGTCAATCCGGCGATCGTTCAGGCCTTCATCCATCGCGTCCGCGCATGGTGGCTGATGACCGCGATCCTGGCGGTCACCTTTTTGATTCCAACGCCGGTCGCCACGGTCATCCTGTTCGGGCTGATCTCGTTTTGGGCGCTGCGGGAATTCATTACGCTGACGCCGACGCGACTCGGCGACCATCGCACCTTGTTCTGGGTCTTCTTCGTCCTGACGCCGGCGCAGTACGTGCTGGTTGGTTTGGGTTCGGCCTATTACGAACTATTCGCGATCTTGATCCCGGTTTACGGGTTTCTGTTCGTCTCGGCCCGCATTGCGATCGCGGGCGACTACAAACGCTTTTTGGAGCGTGTCGCCAAGATTCAGGTCGGGCTCTACATCTGCGTTTACGCGCTCAGTTACGCCCCGGCTTTGCTCTACCTCGAGAAGTGGACCAACTCCGACTATTCGACGTCCGCCGGTCTCCTCTTCTTTTTCATCCTGATCGCCCAGCTCAGCGACCTGTTGCAGTTCGTCTGCGGCAAGTTCATCGGCCGCAACGTGATCGCCCCGTCGATCAACGCCAGCCGAACGTGGGAAGGATTCTTCGCCGGCACCGGTTGCACGGCGATCATTGGCGCGGCGCTCTCGCTCACCGGCGCGACTCCGTTTAACTCGTGGCAATCAGCTCTGATGTCGATCGTGATCGCCGTGATGGGCGCCGCCGGAACGATGACGATGAGCGCCATCAAACGAGACCGCGGCGTCCGCGACTACGGCACGCTGGTCGAAGGACATGCCGGCGTACTCGACCGCATCGACGCGATCTGCTTCGCCGCGCCGGTCTTCTATCACATTACCCGCTATTACTTCACAACGCTGGCCGGGTAA
- a CDS encoding glycosyltransferase, whose product MSRYVRQPLDRRGPLRVMFITTSMPVGGAETLLVNLIRRLDRTRFAPELCCTKERGPLGEELAREIPTFDHLLSGKYDLRVLPRMIELFRLRQIDAIVTVGAGDKMFWGRLAAYMAGVPVIASAIHSTGWPDSINWLNRRLTSITDRFIGVADPHGKHLVEVEGFPPEKVVVIRNGIDTARFRPNAEARRKLRRELQISETAPVCGIVAALRPEKDHCLFVAAAAQVLETVPEARFLIVGDGPERPAIEAKCRELGVERQVLMLGSRSDIPEVLAACDLFALTSKNEASPVSILEAMSVELPIVAPRVGSIPQAVDEGANGLLYPASDLAAVAEAMRSLLSSPDRIRQMGKSAREKAIRYGSLETMVDGYETLIESIYSAKYPESAAISPHAGYPGNPASTA is encoded by the coding sequence ATGAGCCGCTACGTCCGTCAACCGCTCGATCGCCGTGGTCCCTTGCGCGTGATGTTCATCACCACCAGCATGCCGGTCGGCGGCGCCGAGACGCTGCTGGTCAACTTGATTCGGCGGCTCGATCGAACGCGTTTCGCTCCGGAACTTTGCTGCACCAAAGAGCGCGGTCCGCTCGGAGAAGAGCTGGCGCGCGAGATTCCGACGTTCGATCATCTGTTGAGCGGCAAGTATGACCTGCGCGTCCTGCCTCGCATGATCGAGCTCTTCCGCTTGCGCCAGATCGACGCCATCGTCACGGTCGGCGCCGGCGACAAGATGTTCTGGGGACGTTTGGCCGCCTACATGGCCGGAGTGCCGGTGATCGCGTCGGCGATTCACTCGACCGGCTGGCCCGATTCAATCAACTGGCTCAATCGCCGACTTACTTCGATCACCGATCGCTTCATTGGCGTCGCCGATCCGCATGGCAAACACCTGGTCGAAGTCGAAGGGTTCCCGCCGGAGAAAGTTGTCGTCATTCGCAACGGCATCGACACCGCACGCTTTCGCCCGAACGCGGAAGCCCGTCGCAAACTGCGCCGTGAACTGCAGATCTCCGAAACCGCGCCGGTCTGCGGCATCGTTGCGGCCCTTCGTCCTGAGAAAGATCACTGCCTGTTCGTCGCCGCGGCGGCGCAGGTGTTGGAAACGGTTCCCGAAGCGCGATTTCTGATCGTCGGCGATGGACCGGAACGCCCGGCGATTGAAGCGAAATGCCGTGAGCTGGGGGTCGAACGTCAAGTGCTGATGCTCGGCAGCCGGAGCGACATTCCCGAAGTGCTGGCCGCTTGCGACTTGTTCGCGCTGACGTCAAAGAACGAAGCGAGCCCGGTCTCGATTCTCGAAGCGATGTCGGTCGAACTGCCGATCGTCGCTCCGCGCGTCGGCAGCATTCCGCAGGCAGTTGACGAAGGCGCCAATGGCTTGCTCTACCCCGCCAGCGACTTGGCGGCTGTCGCCGAAGCGATGCGAAGCCTCCTGTCGTCCCCCGATCGGATCCGTCAAATGGGGAAGTCGGCCCGCGAAAAAGCGATTCGCTACGGCTCGCTCGAAACGATGGTCGACGGTTACGAAACGCTGATCGAGTCGATCTATTCGGCAAAATACCCGGAATCGGCGGCAATCAGCCCTCACGCCGGATATCCCGGAAATCCTGCGTCTACTGCGTAA
- a CDS encoding family 10 glycosylhydrolase, whose amino-acid sequence MAFSPGQGGPTARRARRCGTRLVCLYAPILLAWSLLCAGNFAAAQNPSQPVQLDLRVAWGGGPVQRWNGDVRVSDGKIVLKRLLGMEADEARSVRQVESGLAIEHRTERAYDGFDLTVIAPLTAQLQIHIYPQSSDGKSEAIVVPLQMLVDRSHSAALDDQGTQLLIRRTPGDALQPVFDRSSLVFAPGETFSVRYQAVQPQLPLGAKLRFELKLSHARKTDAIWSQSEAVVADRSGGVDLPTTFPVPLPKEEGVYELTATLVEDRLANLVFSAKPLLERKVQLVVIDPLKPAESEDGPLRSVVDIDPASPGWWQRLSRLSQYNPWRRQRPTELFNQPPSTRTHLDRKWTELTVDGWHAFPLAIEHVGQPHILEIEYPSDIPQSLGISVIEPNAAGSISPIGVDAGLENRGLVGGETGEVKTHRLVFWPKSATPLLVLTNRREEGAAVFGRIRVLAGQAAIAPATAQPLVDGRLAIAHYEKPLFGNTFSATQDVNPVSQRSLDDWITFYEGGDRLVKYLQHAGYNGASISVLSEGSALFPSPWIRTNPKYDKGVYFLDGRDPVQKDVLEMLLRQFDRAGLTLFPAIEFNAPLESLEQIRETYGDNRLDLVDEQGRTALDVSSAGGQGAYYNPLRSEVRAAMAQVVHDLVERYGHHPSFGGVTLQLNANGYAQLPGAKWGMDRETVARFLHETRIANSIEELGPRPSTAILGQHRQAWLAWRAEQLTQFYEEAAQLVRRKKPTGLLMLDTAGAFRGYDWNDRLAPTLPRNMTLDAALLEAGVSRQQLQASDAIALLRTGYVRPEGEPANLGAYEMINASQEEAAYSQHANRGVLEFHVPATMRLTKLDEANPFGGADNYSWIAAEFVGVGRQARRPLIEALVDVDAALLLRGGWTVPLGEEEVVRDLLQTITALPRDRFDDIVWSKPSPVQPVVARRVVKNGTTYCYFANASPWPITLNMTVRHAAAAAATPLGKAAVENVELTAGDAAWSLTLPAYGLEAFAINSPATTFESAEVLLPSAMLAAIDQSNKEFSLRLRSLRSVPPLTVLKNPGFESPQQGEGLTGWTFNSAKDAKISLDTDNPPNGVNSLKMESSGGVAWIRSEPIPRPATGRLFVRAQIRSNRAQLSPPLRISVDGDVNGEDYYQPLSLGAGPNPAVEPNWRIFEHGVYDLPANLDDLKIGFDLMGAGDVSIDEVQVFDVGFSEGEKRELQKLRTLSDGKYHQGQFADCYRILDSYWVRFLQQRVPIAPELTQQPKGVERTATLPDRPAPTTEPKEESRFEWLRKYTPRFPRF is encoded by the coding sequence ATGGCGTTTTCTCCCGGACAAGGAGGTCCGACGGCGAGACGTGCGCGGCGTTGCGGTACGCGTCTTGTCTGTCTCTATGCGCCGATTCTTTTGGCCTGGTCGCTGCTATGCGCAGGAAATTTCGCCGCCGCTCAGAATCCCAGCCAACCCGTTCAGCTTGATTTGCGGGTCGCTTGGGGGGGAGGACCGGTTCAGCGGTGGAACGGCGACGTTCGCGTTTCCGATGGGAAGATCGTGCTGAAACGTTTGCTCGGCATGGAAGCGGATGAGGCTCGATCCGTTCGCCAGGTCGAAAGCGGACTGGCGATCGAACATCGTACCGAACGCGCCTACGACGGCTTTGACCTTACCGTCATCGCGCCGCTAACGGCGCAGCTGCAAATTCACATCTATCCCCAATCGAGCGACGGCAAGTCGGAAGCGATCGTCGTGCCGCTGCAGATGCTGGTCGATCGCTCGCATAGCGCCGCGCTTGACGATCAAGGAACGCAACTGCTGATTCGCCGTACGCCGGGGGATGCGCTCCAGCCGGTTTTCGATCGGTCGAGCCTGGTCTTCGCACCGGGCGAAACTTTCTCGGTCCGCTACCAGGCGGTGCAGCCGCAATTGCCGCTTGGCGCTAAGTTACGGTTCGAGTTGAAACTGAGTCATGCCAGGAAGACTGACGCCATCTGGTCGCAAAGCGAAGCGGTCGTCGCCGATCGGAGCGGTGGAGTCGACTTGCCGACCACCTTCCCCGTCCCGCTGCCGAAAGAAGAAGGGGTTTACGAACTGACGGCGACGCTGGTCGAAGATCGACTGGCCAACCTTGTCTTTTCGGCGAAGCCGCTTCTCGAGCGGAAAGTGCAACTGGTCGTTATCGATCCGCTGAAGCCGGCGGAGTCGGAAGATGGACCGCTTCGTTCGGTTGTCGACATCGATCCGGCGAGTCCCGGTTGGTGGCAACGACTATCGCGACTTTCGCAATACAATCCATGGCGTCGCCAACGGCCGACCGAGCTGTTCAATCAGCCTCCGTCGACGCGGACCCATCTCGATCGGAAATGGACCGAACTGACGGTCGACGGTTGGCATGCGTTTCCGCTGGCGATCGAACATGTCGGCCAGCCGCACATCCTCGAAATCGAATACCCGAGCGACATTCCTCAGAGTTTGGGGATCAGCGTCATTGAGCCGAACGCCGCTGGCTCGATTTCGCCGATCGGCGTCGACGCAGGACTGGAGAATCGCGGCCTGGTTGGCGGCGAGACCGGCGAAGTGAAAACGCATCGGCTCGTCTTCTGGCCGAAGAGCGCCACGCCGCTGTTGGTGCTGACCAATCGTCGCGAAGAAGGAGCGGCGGTCTTCGGACGGATCCGCGTATTGGCGGGGCAAGCGGCGATTGCGCCGGCGACCGCCCAGCCGCTGGTCGACGGCCGTTTGGCGATCGCTCACTACGAGAAGCCCCTCTTCGGCAATACCTTCTCGGCGACGCAAGACGTGAACCCGGTATCGCAGCGCAGTCTCGACGATTGGATCACCTTCTACGAAGGAGGGGATCGCCTGGTGAAGTATCTGCAACACGCAGGCTACAACGGCGCGTCGATCTCGGTCCTCAGCGAAGGTTCCGCTCTGTTCCCCAGCCCCTGGATCCGCACGAATCCCAAGTATGACAAAGGGGTCTACTTTTTGGATGGGCGCGACCCGGTTCAAAAAGATGTGCTCGAAATGCTGCTGCGGCAATTTGATCGAGCAGGCCTAACCTTGTTCCCGGCGATCGAATTCAATGCGCCGCTGGAATCGCTGGAACAAATACGCGAGACCTACGGCGATAATCGACTCGACCTGGTCGACGAACAAGGTCGGACGGCGCTCGACGTCAGCAGCGCCGGAGGGCAGGGCGCCTATTACAATCCGCTCCGCAGCGAAGTTCGTGCTGCGATGGCGCAGGTCGTGCATGATCTGGTCGAGCGTTACGGCCATCACCCGTCGTTCGGCGGCGTGACGTTGCAATTGAACGCCAACGGCTACGCACAACTGCCGGGCGCCAAGTGGGGCATGGATCGCGAAACGGTGGCGCGGTTTCTGCATGAGACCCGGATCGCCAATTCGATCGAAGAACTGGGGCCACGCCCCTCGACGGCGATTCTGGGACAACATCGACAAGCGTGGCTCGCCTGGCGTGCGGAACAGCTGACGCAATTTTATGAGGAAGCGGCGCAACTGGTTCGTCGCAAGAAGCCGACCGGGCTATTGATGCTCGATACCGCCGGCGCTTTCCGCGGCTACGACTGGAACGATCGCCTGGCGCCGACGTTGCCGCGCAACATGACGCTCGATGCGGCCCTGCTCGAAGCGGGCGTCAGCCGACAACAACTGCAGGCCAGCGACGCGATCGCTCTGCTGCGAACCGGCTACGTTCGCCCGGAAGGGGAGCCTGCGAACCTGGGGGCGTACGAGATGATCAACGCGTCGCAGGAAGAAGCGGCCTACAGTCAACATGCGAATCGCGGCGTGCTCGAATTCCACGTTCCGGCGACGATGCGTCTGACGAAATTGGATGAGGCGAATCCGTTTGGGGGCGCCGACAACTATTCGTGGATCGCGGCCGAATTCGTCGGCGTCGGTCGCCAGGCGCGGCGTCCGCTGATCGAAGCGCTGGTCGACGTCGATGCGGCTCTTTTGCTACGCGGTGGCTGGACGGTTCCGCTGGGAGAAGAAGAGGTCGTGCGCGATCTGCTACAGACGATCACCGCTTTGCCGCGCGATCGATTTGACGACATCGTCTGGTCGAAGCCGAGCCCGGTCCAACCGGTGGTCGCGCGCCGCGTGGTGAAAAATGGCACGACCTACTGCTACTTCGCCAATGCGTCGCCGTGGCCGATCACGTTGAACATGACGGTCCGCCACGCGGCGGCAGCTGCGGCGACTCCGCTCGGTAAGGCGGCGGTCGAAAATGTGGAGCTGACGGCCGGAGACGCCGCCTGGTCGTTGACGCTGCCGGCCTATGGACTGGAAGCGTTCGCGATCAATTCGCCCGCTACGACGTTTGAGTCGGCGGAAGTGTTGTTGCCGTCGGCGATGTTGGCGGCGATTGATCAAAGCAACAAAGAATTCTCGCTGCGGCTGAGAAGCTTGCGGAGCGTTCCGCCGCTGACCGTGCTGAAGAACCCAGGCTTCGAATCGCCGCAGCAAGGGGAAGGACTTACCGGCTGGACCTTCAACTCGGCGAAGGACGCCAAGATTTCGCTCGATACCGACAATCCGCCGAACGGCGTCAACTCGCTGAAGATGGAAAGTTCCGGCGGAGTCGCGTGGATTCGAAGCGAACCGATTCCACGTCCTGCCACAGGGCGTCTCTTCGTACGAGCGCAGATTCGCAGCAACCGGGCGCAGTTGTCGCCGCCGCTGCGGATTTCGGTAGACGGCGACGTGAACGGCGAAGACTATTACCAACCATTGTCGCTGGGCGCCGGACCAAACCCGGCCGTCGAGCCGAACTGGCGGATCTTCGAGCATGGCGTTTACGACCTGCCGGCCAATCTGGATGATCTGAAGATTGGGTTCGACTTGATGGGCGCAGGCGACGTGTCGATCGACGAAGTCCAGGTCTTCGACGTCGGGTTCAGCGAAGGGGAGAAGCGAGAACTGCAAAAGCTACGGACCCTCTCTGACGGCAAGTATCATCAGGGACAGTTCGCCGACTGCTACCGGATCCTCGACAGCTATTGGGTCCGTTTCCTTCAGCAACGCGTCCCGATCGCGCCGGAGCTGACGCAACAGCCGAAGGGAGTCGAACGGACGGCGACGCTCCCCGATCGTCCGGCGCCGACGACCGAGCCGAAAGAAGAGTCGCGGTTCGAGTGGCTCCGCAAATACACCCCGCGCTTCCCGCGGTTCTAA